In the Rhodoferax fermentans genome, GGCCTGAATGATGTGGAATTCGGGAAAGAGGCCAAGGCTCTGCGGCTGGAGATCCACACCGTGCTCAAACAGGTGGACTACGACTACCAGCGCATGCAGTACAACACCGTGGTGTCGGGCGCCATGAAGATGATCAACGCGCTGGAAGACTTCAGGGCGGTGGAAACCGCGGGTGCCCAGGTGGCGCTGATCGAAGGTTTTGGCATCCTGCTACGCTGCCTGTACCCGGCCACGCCCCACATCACCCACGCCTTGTGGTCACAGCTGGGTTATGCCGGTGCCCTGGGTGATCTGCTCGATGCGCCCTGGCCGAAGGTCGATCCCAACGCCCTGACCAAGGACGAGATCGAACTGATGCTGCAGGTCAACGGCAAGCTGCGTGGCTCCTTGGTGGTCAGCAGCAGCGCCGACAAGGCGACGATTGAGCAAGCGGCCATCGCCCATGAGATGTTCCAAAAACTGGCCAATGGTGCGGCACCCAAAAAAGTGATTGTGGTGCCGGGCCGGCTGGTCAATCTGGTGGTGTAAGGAGTTCCCATGAAACCTGCTGAGTTCACATCAACACCTTCCTCTCCAACACAGGCTGCAGGCCTGTCGCGACGCAGTGTGGGCGCAGCCTTGCTGGCAGCCGGTCTGCTGGCCGGTTGTGGCTTCAGCCTGCGTGGTCAGCAGAACTTTGTCTTCACCAGCATCGCCATCCAGCCCAACCCGGGCAGCGCGCTGGTGCAGGAGCTGCGCCGCTCTTTCAAGAATGCGGTGCGGGTGCTGGAGGCAGATGCGCCGCTGACACAGGCCCAGGTGGTGCTCAAGGTGCTGGGTGAACAGCGCGAAAAAGTGGTGGTGGGTCTGAGCTCATCCGGCCAGGTGCGGGAGTTGCAACTGCGGCTGGTTGTGAAGTTCAGGCTGGACACCCCACAAGGTGACGAGCTGATCACCGACACAGAGATTTCGCAGCAGCGTGACGTCAGTTACAACGAGTCCGCCGCGCTGGCCAAGGAAACCGAAATCGCCTTGTTGTACCGCGACATGCAAAGTGACGTCGCGCAGCAAATCCAGCGCCGGCTGGCGGCCATCAAAAAGCTTCCGTAACGGCGGCGGCATCCACGCTGCGCCCGGGCACAGCGGCGGTCGGCCGGATCAGCTGGTACAGGTCCTTGGGGTCGCTCAACTGCGCCATCAGGGCAATGGGGGCACCCAGTTGCAGCGCCTGTGCCTGGGTATACAGGTAACGCAGCGCAGAAAAGTCTTCCATCGCAAAACC is a window encoding:
- the lptE gene encoding LPS assembly lipoprotein LptE, giving the protein MSRRSVGAALLAAGLLAGCGFSLRGQQNFVFTSIAIQPNPGSALVQELRRSFKNAVRVLEADAPLTQAQVVLKVLGEQREKVVVGLSSSGQVRELQLRLVVKFRLDTPQGDELITDTEISQQRDVSYNESAALAKETEIALLYRDMQSDVAQQIQRRLAAIKKLP